In Toxoplasma gondii ME49 chromosome VIII, whole genome shotgun sequence, a single genomic region encodes these proteins:
- a CDS encoding hypothetical protein (encoded by transcript TGME49_231840), with protein MPVKKQANPGPPPLGAGAAVSKLSMMTPWDTDSSEERSTVRPQPAASRELPASSKDAGPKPKGPPPVPPPLPVPLPSKDALAPEPSPLAERAASRAMNAVIDPGLDDAPVESKKSSAIRKLVSGVARLGSKVSSQTSASMPVAGQPEKQSPSTKAIPKDNLKNVSSSLSGSKLSAIDEGSAVSLGDVPVNAGEGSGAGPAARPPAKEPALASKASLKQTAPKTSQAPKAKKPPQPPPGPEVLTPGSGGSDAAKARILAAALAELGPVSAERSKASSRSVGSNSTGRTANAAEKAAMRSEMRSAPAKSSLFNFDKDEGEKMEKMLQLAEKAVAAKKSKEKGDSDEKRGKAERDWLKKLEKEKDKLARELSDARRSAEVERNEMRREIAARENSLNMESAARLREIQKRVSNIEAYYRSKLEAQVEEKRAANQARERLEREVASLREQHKRDIAETSRVREREAAKSEHKLQSMTETIQSLTTSVAQLQEISDVSRSALQAMEERNKLAAAKIEIMSKKEADREKEMRKLMPTREAKRLAFRALQKGRAVEMIFHILAHANNAVLDKAWALAKMTEVLGGSSSSLVYGRGRDPVEDRLMQFRKEQMFLMTENERLMNEVSRLQEVVAKNKGISLAADAQEQSRLLEQIVGEPNRRVSATRWLFSVVQNVLQRRLFLGFTALKDVMAEDKRDDAVRSLQDRFNEMRVTAYQDMMRKMAMTRLLCIIKNLWTKAAFRFFLPLLTNAAVRRATQQDERQFLQNGPGGVFAVDGSSFRVASGELQRVPLFQGSKTAAGQFLPPPTYKDQSFLPTNAPVAIQPHYYGQLPSVQRKRAQNMFIPVRESPPLPTGYLGQAGYMDGQMTVGVPLSDVKGSHAPPFPTPLGTRLDAVAKNIPPDPYSSEPAREKVDEVAGTFRMRTAQQGVQKRLWADQDTKGSPGRVGRAVSRLVS; from the exons ATGCCTGTGAAGAAACAGGCGAATCCAGGGCCCCCGCCGCTCGGCGCGGGGGCGGCGGTGTCGAAGCTGTCGATGATGACTCCTTGGGATACGGATTCGTCAGAAGAGCGGTCGACCGTGAGACCCCAGCCCGCGGCTTCGCGTGAACTTCCTGCGAGTTCCAAAGACGCAGGTCCAAAGCCTAAGGGTCCTCCGCCGGTTCCACCTCCGCTCCCAGTTCCTCTCCCGTCGAAAGATGCCCTAGCTCCTGAGCCTTCGCCGCTTGCCGAGAGGGCGGCCTCCCGTGCCATGAACGCCGTGATCGACCCCGGCTTGGACGACGCACCTGTGGAGTCGAAGAAGTCGTCTGCGATCCGGAAACTCGTGAGTGGAGTTGCTCGTCTCGGTTCTAAGGTCTCTTCGCAGACCTCCGCGTCGATGCCGGTCGCCGGACAGCCAGAGAAGCAAAGTCCCAGCACGAAGGCCATTCCGAAGGACAACCTGAAGAACGTGAGTTCGAGCCTGTCGGGGAGCAAGCTGTCGGCCATCGACGAGGGTTCCGCGGTTTCTCTGGGCGACGTTCCCGTCAACGCTGGAGAGGGCTCTGGCGCGGGACCTGCCGCTCGGCCGCCTGCGAAAGAGCCGGCGTTGGCGTCGAAAGCCTCGCTCAAACAAACTGCGCCAAAGACGTCCCAGgcaccgaaggcgaagaagccgccTCAGCCTCCTCCAGGCCCCGAAGTCCTGACTCCAGGGTCAggcggcagcgacgcagcgaaggcgaggatcTTGGCTGCTGCGCTGGCTGAGCTCGGGCCGGTCTCGGCAGAAAGGTCGAAAGCCAGCAGCCGCTCTGTCGGTTCGAACTCCACAGGGCGCACCGCGAACGCGGCGGAGAAAGCGGCGATGCGCAGCGAAATGCGGTCCGCTCCCGCCAAGTCTTCGCTCTTCAACTTCGACAAAgacgagggcgagaagatggagaagatgCTGCAGCTCGCGGAGAAGGCGgtcgcggcgaagaagagcaaggagaaGGGCGACTCGGACGAGAAGCGCGGAAAGGCCGAACGGGACTGGCTGAAAAAGctagaaaaggagaaagacaagctCGCGAGGGAGCTGTCGGACGCGAGACGGTCGGCAGAGgtcgagaggaacgagatGCGTAGAGAAATCGCGGCTCGCGAGAACTCCCTCAATATGGAGAGCGCTGCGCGACTCCGCGAAATCCAGAAACGAGTCAGCAACATCGAAGCCTACTACCGATCTAAGTTAGAAGCCCaggtcgaggagaagagagcggcgaACCAAGCGCGCGAGAGACTCGAACGGGAAGTCGCAAGCCTGCGGGAGCAGCACAAACGCGACATCGCTGAAACCAGCCGAGTTCGCGAACGTGAGGCCGCGAAAAGCGAACATAAACTCCAGTCAATGACCGAGACGATTCAGTCGCTGACCACTTCGGTAGCGCAACTCCAGGAAATCAGCGACGTGTCGCGGTCGGCGCTCCAGGCCAtggaggagaggaacaagCTGGCCGCCGCAAAGATTGAAATCATGAGCAAGAAGGAGGCGGAccgcgaaaaagaaatgcGCAAACTCATGCCCACTCGGGAAGCGAAGCGCCTGGCCTTTCGGGCGCTGCAGAAGGGACGCGCCGTAGAAATGATTTTTCACATCCTCGCGCATGCGAACAACGCCGTCCTCGACAAGGCCTGGGCCCTCGCCAAGATGACAGAAGTCCTCGGGGGAAGCTCTTCGAGTCTCGTCTACGGCAGAGGTCGAGATCCAGTCGAGGACCGCCTCATGCAATTCAGAAAGGAACAAATGTTCCTAATGACTGAAAACGAACGACTCATGAACGAG GTTTCTCGGCTGCAAGAGGTTGTCGCAAAAAACAAAGGCATCTCCCTA GCAGCGGATGCGCAAGAACAATCAAGGTTGCTCGAACAGATCGTCGGCGAGCCGAACCGCCGAGTGTCAGCGACACGCtggctcttctccgtcgtccaGAATGTGTTGCAGCGGCGGCTGTTTCTTGGTTTCACTGC GCTCAAGGACGTGATGGCCGAAGACAAACGCGACGACGCCGTCCGATCACTGCAAGATCGATTCAACGAAATGCGTGTCACCGCCTACCAAGACATGATGAGGAAGATGGCGATGACGAGATTGTTATGCATTATCAA GAATCTTTGGACTAAAGCGGCATTCcggttcttccttcctttgtTGACGAATGCGGCGGTCAGACGAG CGACGCAACAAGATGAGAGGCAGTTTCTACAGAACGGCCCAGGCGGAGTTTTTGCCGTTGATggctcttcttttcgagtGGCTTCAGGAGAGCTGCAAAGGGTTCCCCTGTTTCAAGGATCCAAGACTGCGGCAGGCCAGTTCCTACCTCCACCTACGTACAAAGACCAGTCGTTTCTCCCCACAAATGCGCCGGTTGCAATACAGCCGCACTACTACGGGCAGCTACCATCGgtgcagaggaaaagagcaCAAAACATGTTTATTCCCGTTCGAGAGAGCCCTCCCTTACCGACGGGATATCTCGGGCAGGCAGGCTACATGGATGGGCAGATGACAGTGGGTGTGCCCCTTAGTGACGTTAAAGGGTCGCATGCCCCGCCGTTCCCTACCCCGCTCGGCACTCGCCTTGACGCGGTGGCTAAGAACATCCCACCGGATCCGTATTCATCGGAGCCTGCACGTGAAAAGGTCGACGAGGTAGCAGGAACGTTCAGGATGCGCACAGCGCAACAGGGTGTCCAGAAGAGACTCTGGGCTGATCAAGACACAAAGGGGAGTCCTGGAAGAGTTGGCAGAGCCGTGAGCCGATTAGTCAGCTGA